From Etheostoma cragini isolate CJK2018 chromosome 14, CSU_Ecrag_1.0, whole genome shotgun sequence, the proteins below share one genomic window:
- the ehmt2 gene encoding histone-lysine N-methyltransferase EHMT2 isoform X1, whose product MSASEATTKEPPVGNDSETSAESLAGPSQVKKDNAAFTTAAVAKKTEPMGGMPSMFSLQPGKDASRAEEEEEKWSPASSPNKPTSGHAAKSLLSMSSPTSSMLSPGRAKMSVSGPGSSKFILATASSSSSSSSSSSATAPSSPSVSPGPPKIHRARKTMNRPPLGQMNHVEAPIAPSGSSDSETVAKRRKLGILSDDALEKSENVQENVQTVEETLFHKTMESVTKTAPEKSNSSIGRSEEEVAEKIQISSRSMRNSEKFEDDGAEARQHTKDIEGSVNMSDHGSESETKRAVQSRNESEKFLWQETDPDKERNTADVVEIVGAERSTEYTEVPLGALDIAAADSLTLSPHHEGSDAGDTERLEELPLCSCRMEAPRVDSTSHRISRQCMATESINGELRACSNRTIKGETMRPSSRVPLMVLCEVHRSHMVKHHCCPGCGYFCIAGTFLECCPDQRIAHRFHRGCVTVLGAGRSRSNGGGMLFCPHCGEDASEAQEVTIPSFSSATASITTVVTMSASSTTTPSLPPSALTTPSLTASTGGMKDGKMPERPVSARMRSHGLGTPAVEQQPPQPVASAATVATIPPAEEGVDSVGPSLCMPNGKPISPGALPPGPSRAALQKAILTQDTERKKKLRFHPRQLYPAAKQGEVQRVLLMLMEGIDPTYQPDSQNRRSALHAAAQRGLLEVCYLLVQAGAQVDALDKDRRTPLLEAIVNNRIEVAHYLVQNGACVYHSEEDGYTGLHHAAKLGNLEIVNMLLETGQVDVNAQDSGGWTPIIWSAEHKHVEVIKVLLNRGADVTINDKSLPSPQELNVCLHWAAYAGNVDIAELVLNSGCPLTSVNMHGDTPLHIAAREGYLECVTLFLSRGADIDIMNREGDTPLSLARADTPVWVALQINRKLRRGITNRMLRTERIICSDVAQGYENVPIPCVNAVDDEGCPSDYKYVSENCETSAMNIDRNITHLQHCSCTDDCSSSNCLCGQLSIRCWYDKDQRLLQEFNKIEPPLIFECNMACSCYRTCKNRVVQAGIKVRLQLYRTEKMGWGVRALQDIPQGSFICEYVGELISDAEADVREDDSYLFDLDNKDGEVYCIDARYYGNISRFINHLCDPNLIPVRVFMLHQDLRFPRIAFFSSRDIHSGQELGFDYGDRFWDIKSKYFTCQCGSEKCKHSAEAIALEQSRLARQDVCTESGTDCGMTMLGNC is encoded by the exons ATGTCGGCATCTGAGGCAACGACGAAG GAGCCTCCTGTAGGAAATGACTCGGAAACATCTGCAGAGTCATTAGCTGGACCAAGTCAAGTAAAAAAAG ATAATGCAGCCTTCACCACTGCTGCAGTTGCCAAAAAGACAGAGCCCATGGGTGGCATGCCATCAATGTTCTCTCTGCAGCCTGGGAAGGACGCTTCCAGagctgaagaggaggaagagaaatggTCACCTGCATCCTCTCCAAACAAACCCACATCAG gacatgcagcaaagtccCTTTTATCAATGTCCTCGCCTACGTCTTCAATGTTGTCCCCTGGCCGAGCAAAGATGAGTGTTTCTGGACCTGGCAGTAGTAAATTCATCCTGGCAACcgcctcctcctcttcgtcatcttcctcctcctcatctgcCACAGCCCCCTCATCTCCTTCTGTCTCCCCTGGCCCACCCAAGATCCACCGGGCCCGCAAGACCATGAACAGGCCTCCACTAGGGCAG atgAACCATGTTGAAGCACCTATTGCACCGTCAGGATCCTCTGACTCTGAAACTG TTgcaaaaaggagaaaactgGGTATTTTATCTGATGACGCACTTGAGAAGTCAGAGAATGTTCAAGAAAATGTTCAAACTGTG GAAGAAACGTTATTTCATAAAACGATGGAGTCTGTTACCAAGACTGCACCAGAGAAGAGCAACAGCAGTATAGGCAGGTCAGAGGAGGAAGTAGCTGAGAAAATTCAGATTTCTAGTCGGTCAATGCGAAATTCAGAAAAG TTTGAGGATGATGGGGCAGAAGCAAGGCAGCACACTAAAGACATAGAGGGGTCTGTGAACATGTCAGATCAC GGTTCGGAGTCTGAAACAAAGAGAGCTGTCCAGAGTAGAAATGAGAGCGAGAAGTTTCTGTGGCAGGAAACAGACCcggacaaagagagaaacacagctGATGTGGTGGAGATAGTGGGAG CAGAAAGGTCCACTGAGTACACAGAGGTACCCTTGGGTGCTCTGGACATCGCTGCTGCCGACAGTCTGACACTTTCTCCTCATCACG AAGGAAGTGATGCAGGAGACACAGAGCGCCTAGAGGAGCTTCCTCTTTGCAGCTGCAGAATGGAAGCTCCTCGAGTCGACAGCACCAGCCACCGCATCAGCAGACAGTGTATGGCCACTGAGAGCATCAATGGAGAG CTGAGGGCGTGTTCCAATCGGACTATAAAGGGGGAGACCATGCGGCCGTCAAGTCGGGTGCCCCTCATGGTGCTGTGTGAAGTCCATCGTTCACACATGGTCAAACACCACTGCTGTCCTGGGTGTGGATACTTCTGTATAGCG gGCACATTTCTTGAGTGCTGCCCGGACCAGCGCATCGCTCACCGTTTCCACCGCGGATGTGTGACGGTGCTTGGCGCTGGGCGCAGCCGATCAAATGGCGGCGGTATGCTTTTTTGCCCCCACTGTGGTGAAGATGCCTCCGAGGCCCAGGAGGTTACCATCCCCTCCTTCAGCTCAGCCACGGCCTCCATAACCACCGTCGTTACCATGTcagcctcctccaccaccaccccGTCTCTGCCGCCGTCCGCTCTTACAACACCCTCACTCACAGCCTCAACAGGAGGTATGAAGGACGGGAAGATGCCTGAGAGACCTGTCAG TGCACGTATGCGTAGTCATGGCTTAGGGACACCGGCAGTGGAGCAGCAGCCCCCGCAGCCTGTAGCCTCTGCAGCCACTGTGGCCACCATCCCCCCAGCAGAGGAGGGGGTGGACAGCGTGGGGCCCTCTCTCTGTATGCCAAATGGGAAACCCATCAGCCCTGGTGCACTTCCACCTGGGCCCAGCCGGGCGGCGCTGCAGAAGGCCATTCTCACACAGGACACTGAGAG GAAGAAGAAACTGAGGTTCCACCCGCGTCAGCTTTACCCTGCTGCCAAGCAAGGAGAAGTGCAGAGAGTCCTGCTGATGCTGA tggAGGGCATAGATCCAACATACCAGCCTGACTCTCAGAACAGGCGCTCTGCTCTACATGCTGCAGCCCAGAGAGGTCTGCTGGAAGTCTGCTACCTACTCGTACAG GCCGGTGCCCAAGTGGATGCCCTGGACAAGGACAGAAGGACCCCTCTGTTGGAAGCAATTGTCAACAATCGCATTGAGGTGGCTCACTACCTGGTTCAGAACGGCGCCTGTGTCTATCATAGT GAGGAGGATGGATATACTGGCCTCCACCATGCAGCCAAGCTGGGAAACCTGGAAATTGTCAACATGCTTCTGGAAACGGGTCAGGTTGATGTGAACGCACAG GACAGCGGTGGTTGGACACCGATCATCTGGTCTGCAGAGCACAAACACGTAGAGGTGATAAAAGTGCTGCTGAACAGAGGAGCTGATGTCACCATCAATGACAAG TCCCTACCCTCCCCTCAGGAGCTGAACGTGTGTCTTCACTGGGCGGCGTATGCAGGGAATGTGGATATAGCAGAGCTGGTGTTGAACTCTGGCTGTCCTCTTACCTCGGTTAACATGCACGGAGACACACCGCTCCACATCGCCGCCAGAGAGGGCTACCTGGAATGTGTTAC GTTGTTCCTCTCCAGAGGTGCAGACATTGACATCATGAACAGGGAAGGAGATACGCCTCTGAGTCTTGCACGGGCCGACACGCCGGTGTGGGTGGCCCTCCAGATCAACAGGAAGCTGAGAAGGGGAATAACCAATCGAATGCTTCGGACTGAGCGAATCATCTGCAG TGATGTTGCACAGGGCTATGAGAACGTGCCGATTCCCTGTGTGAATGCAGTGGACGATGAGGGCTGTCCTTCAGACTACAAATACGtttcagaaaattgtgaaactTCAGCAATGAACATTGACCGCAATATTACACACTTACAG CACTGTAGCTGCACTGATGACTGCTCATCTAGTAACTGCCTCTGTGGACAGCTTAGTATCCGCTGCTGGTACGACaag GACCAGCGGCTGCTCCAGGAATTCAACAAAATTGAACCTCCACTTATATTTGAGTGTAACATGGCGTGTTCCTGTTACCGAACATGTAAAAACAGGGTGGTACAGGCAGGCATCAA AGTTCGTCTTCAGCTCTACAGGACAGAGAAGATGGGATGGGGAGTTCGAGCTCTGCAAGATATTCCCCAGGGAAGCTTCATCTGCGA ATATGTTGGAGAGCTCATCTCTGACGCAGAGGCAGACGTTCGAGAAGATGACTCTTACCTGTTTGACCTGGACAACAAg GATGGGGAGGTGTATTGTATCGATGCCCGGTACTATGGCAACATCAGCCGCTTCATCAACCACCTGTGCGACCCAAACCTCATCCCAGTACGTGTGTTCATGCTGCACCAGGACCTGAGATTTCCCCGCATCGCCTTCTTCAGCTCCAGAGACATCCACAGTGGACAAGAGTTGGG ATTTGACTATGGAGACCGCTTTTGGGACATTAAGAGCAAGTATTTCACTTGTCAGTGTGGATCGGAAAAATGCAAACACTCAGCCGAGGCCATTGCCTTGGAGCAGAGTAGACTGGCTCGACAGGACGTTTGCACAGAATCGGGAACTGACTGTGGGATGACCATGCTTGGAAACTGTTAA
- the ehmt2 gene encoding histone-lysine N-methyltransferase EHMT2 isoform X4 — translation MSASEATTKEPPVGNDSETSAESLAGPSQVKKDNAAFTTAAVAKKTEPMGGMPSMFSLQPGKDASRAEEEEEKWSPASSPNKPTSGHAAKSLLSMSSPTSSMLSPGRAKMSVSGPGSSKFILATASSSSSSSSSSSATAPSSPSVSPGPPKIHRARKTMNRPPLGQMNHVEAPIAPSGSSDSETVAKRRKLGILSDDALEKSENVQENVQTVEETLFHKTMESVTKTAPEKSNSSIGRSEEEVAEKIQISSRSMRNSEKFEDDGAEARQHTKDIEGSVNMSDHGSESETKRAVQSRNESEKFLWQETDPDKERNTADVVEIVGAERSTEYTEVPLGALDIAAADSLTLSPHHEGSDAGDTERLEELPLCSCRMEAPRVDSTSHRISRQCMATESINGELRACSNRTIKGETMRPSSRVPLMVLCEVHRSHMVKHHCCPGCGYFCIAGTFLECCPDQRIAHRFHRGCVTVLGAGRSRSNGGGMLFCPHCGEDASEAQEVTIPSFSSATASITTVVTMSASSTTTPSLPPSALTTPSLTASTGGMKDGKMPERPVSARMRSHGLGTPAVEQQPPQPVASAATVATIPPAEEGVDSVGPSLCMPNGKPISPGALPPGPSRAALQKAILTQDTERKKKLRFHPRQLYPAAKQGEVQRVLLMLMEGIDPTYQPDSQNRRSALHAAAQRGLLEVCYLLVQAGAQVDALDKDRRTPLLEAIVNNRIEVAHYLVQNGACVYHSEEDGYTGLHHAAKLGNLEIVNMLLETGQVDVNAQDSGGWTPIIWSAEHKHVEVIKVLLNRGADVTINDKELNVCLHWAAYAGNVDIAELVLNSGCPLTSVNMHGDTPLHIAAREGYLECVTLFLSRGADIDIMNREGDTPLSLARADTPVWVALQINRKLRRGITNRMLRTERIICSDVAQGYENVPIPCVNAVDDEGCPSDYKYVSENCETSAMNIDRNITHLQHCSCTDDCSSSNCLCGQLSIRCWYDKDQRLLQEFNKIEPPLIFECNMACSCYRTCKNRVVQAGIKVRLQLYRTEKMGWGVRALQDIPQGSFICEYVGELISDAEADVREDDSYLFDLDNKDGEVYCIDARYYGNISRFINHLCDPNLIPVRVFMLHQDLRFPRIAFFSSRDIHSGQELGFDYGDRFWDIKSKYFTCQCGSEKCKHSAEAIALEQSRLARQDVCTESGTDCGMTMLGNC, via the exons ATGTCGGCATCTGAGGCAACGACGAAG GAGCCTCCTGTAGGAAATGACTCGGAAACATCTGCAGAGTCATTAGCTGGACCAAGTCAAGTAAAAAAAG ATAATGCAGCCTTCACCACTGCTGCAGTTGCCAAAAAGACAGAGCCCATGGGTGGCATGCCATCAATGTTCTCTCTGCAGCCTGGGAAGGACGCTTCCAGagctgaagaggaggaagagaaatggTCACCTGCATCCTCTCCAAACAAACCCACATCAG gacatgcagcaaagtccCTTTTATCAATGTCCTCGCCTACGTCTTCAATGTTGTCCCCTGGCCGAGCAAAGATGAGTGTTTCTGGACCTGGCAGTAGTAAATTCATCCTGGCAACcgcctcctcctcttcgtcatcttcctcctcctcatctgcCACAGCCCCCTCATCTCCTTCTGTCTCCCCTGGCCCACCCAAGATCCACCGGGCCCGCAAGACCATGAACAGGCCTCCACTAGGGCAG atgAACCATGTTGAAGCACCTATTGCACCGTCAGGATCCTCTGACTCTGAAACTG TTgcaaaaaggagaaaactgGGTATTTTATCTGATGACGCACTTGAGAAGTCAGAGAATGTTCAAGAAAATGTTCAAACTGTG GAAGAAACGTTATTTCATAAAACGATGGAGTCTGTTACCAAGACTGCACCAGAGAAGAGCAACAGCAGTATAGGCAGGTCAGAGGAGGAAGTAGCTGAGAAAATTCAGATTTCTAGTCGGTCAATGCGAAATTCAGAAAAG TTTGAGGATGATGGGGCAGAAGCAAGGCAGCACACTAAAGACATAGAGGGGTCTGTGAACATGTCAGATCAC GGTTCGGAGTCTGAAACAAAGAGAGCTGTCCAGAGTAGAAATGAGAGCGAGAAGTTTCTGTGGCAGGAAACAGACCcggacaaagagagaaacacagctGATGTGGTGGAGATAGTGGGAG CAGAAAGGTCCACTGAGTACACAGAGGTACCCTTGGGTGCTCTGGACATCGCTGCTGCCGACAGTCTGACACTTTCTCCTCATCACG AAGGAAGTGATGCAGGAGACACAGAGCGCCTAGAGGAGCTTCCTCTTTGCAGCTGCAGAATGGAAGCTCCTCGAGTCGACAGCACCAGCCACCGCATCAGCAGACAGTGTATGGCCACTGAGAGCATCAATGGAGAG CTGAGGGCGTGTTCCAATCGGACTATAAAGGGGGAGACCATGCGGCCGTCAAGTCGGGTGCCCCTCATGGTGCTGTGTGAAGTCCATCGTTCACACATGGTCAAACACCACTGCTGTCCTGGGTGTGGATACTTCTGTATAGCG gGCACATTTCTTGAGTGCTGCCCGGACCAGCGCATCGCTCACCGTTTCCACCGCGGATGTGTGACGGTGCTTGGCGCTGGGCGCAGCCGATCAAATGGCGGCGGTATGCTTTTTTGCCCCCACTGTGGTGAAGATGCCTCCGAGGCCCAGGAGGTTACCATCCCCTCCTTCAGCTCAGCCACGGCCTCCATAACCACCGTCGTTACCATGTcagcctcctccaccaccaccccGTCTCTGCCGCCGTCCGCTCTTACAACACCCTCACTCACAGCCTCAACAGGAGGTATGAAGGACGGGAAGATGCCTGAGAGACCTGTCAG TGCACGTATGCGTAGTCATGGCTTAGGGACACCGGCAGTGGAGCAGCAGCCCCCGCAGCCTGTAGCCTCTGCAGCCACTGTGGCCACCATCCCCCCAGCAGAGGAGGGGGTGGACAGCGTGGGGCCCTCTCTCTGTATGCCAAATGGGAAACCCATCAGCCCTGGTGCACTTCCACCTGGGCCCAGCCGGGCGGCGCTGCAGAAGGCCATTCTCACACAGGACACTGAGAG GAAGAAGAAACTGAGGTTCCACCCGCGTCAGCTTTACCCTGCTGCCAAGCAAGGAGAAGTGCAGAGAGTCCTGCTGATGCTGA tggAGGGCATAGATCCAACATACCAGCCTGACTCTCAGAACAGGCGCTCTGCTCTACATGCTGCAGCCCAGAGAGGTCTGCTGGAAGTCTGCTACCTACTCGTACAG GCCGGTGCCCAAGTGGATGCCCTGGACAAGGACAGAAGGACCCCTCTGTTGGAAGCAATTGTCAACAATCGCATTGAGGTGGCTCACTACCTGGTTCAGAACGGCGCCTGTGTCTATCATAGT GAGGAGGATGGATATACTGGCCTCCACCATGCAGCCAAGCTGGGAAACCTGGAAATTGTCAACATGCTTCTGGAAACGGGTCAGGTTGATGTGAACGCACAG GACAGCGGTGGTTGGACACCGATCATCTGGTCTGCAGAGCACAAACACGTAGAGGTGATAAAAGTGCTGCTGAACAGAGGAGCTGATGTCACCATCAATGACAAG GAGCTGAACGTGTGTCTTCACTGGGCGGCGTATGCAGGGAATGTGGATATAGCAGAGCTGGTGTTGAACTCTGGCTGTCCTCTTACCTCGGTTAACATGCACGGAGACACACCGCTCCACATCGCCGCCAGAGAGGGCTACCTGGAATGTGTTAC GTTGTTCCTCTCCAGAGGTGCAGACATTGACATCATGAACAGGGAAGGAGATACGCCTCTGAGTCTTGCACGGGCCGACACGCCGGTGTGGGTGGCCCTCCAGATCAACAGGAAGCTGAGAAGGGGAATAACCAATCGAATGCTTCGGACTGAGCGAATCATCTGCAG TGATGTTGCACAGGGCTATGAGAACGTGCCGATTCCCTGTGTGAATGCAGTGGACGATGAGGGCTGTCCTTCAGACTACAAATACGtttcagaaaattgtgaaactTCAGCAATGAACATTGACCGCAATATTACACACTTACAG CACTGTAGCTGCACTGATGACTGCTCATCTAGTAACTGCCTCTGTGGACAGCTTAGTATCCGCTGCTGGTACGACaag GACCAGCGGCTGCTCCAGGAATTCAACAAAATTGAACCTCCACTTATATTTGAGTGTAACATGGCGTGTTCCTGTTACCGAACATGTAAAAACAGGGTGGTACAGGCAGGCATCAA AGTTCGTCTTCAGCTCTACAGGACAGAGAAGATGGGATGGGGAGTTCGAGCTCTGCAAGATATTCCCCAGGGAAGCTTCATCTGCGA ATATGTTGGAGAGCTCATCTCTGACGCAGAGGCAGACGTTCGAGAAGATGACTCTTACCTGTTTGACCTGGACAACAAg GATGGGGAGGTGTATTGTATCGATGCCCGGTACTATGGCAACATCAGCCGCTTCATCAACCACCTGTGCGACCCAAACCTCATCCCAGTACGTGTGTTCATGCTGCACCAGGACCTGAGATTTCCCCGCATCGCCTTCTTCAGCTCCAGAGACATCCACAGTGGACAAGAGTTGGG ATTTGACTATGGAGACCGCTTTTGGGACATTAAGAGCAAGTATTTCACTTGTCAGTGTGGATCGGAAAAATGCAAACACTCAGCCGAGGCCATTGCCTTGGAGCAGAGTAGACTGGCTCGACAGGACGTTTGCACAGAATCGGGAACTGACTGTGGGATGACCATGCTTGGAAACTGTTAA
- the ehmt2 gene encoding histone-lysine N-methyltransferase EHMT2 isoform X6 — protein sequence MGGMPSMFSLQPGKDASRAEEEEEKWSPASSPNKPTSGHAAKSLLSMSSPTSSMLSPGRAKMSVSGPGSSKFILATASSSSSSSSSSSATAPSSPSVSPGPPKIHRARKTMNRPPLGQMNHVEAPIAPSGSSDSETVAKRRKLGILSDDALEKSENVQENVQTVEETLFHKTMESVTKTAPEKSNSSIGRSEEEVAEKIQISSRSMRNSEKFEDDGAEARQHTKDIEGSVNMSDHGSESETKRAVQSRNESEKFLWQETDPDKERNTADVVEIVGAERSTEYTEVPLGALDIAAADSLTLSPHHEGSDAGDTERLEELPLCSCRMEAPRVDSTSHRISRQCMATESINGELRACSNRTIKGETMRPSSRVPLMVLCEVHRSHMVKHHCCPGCGYFCIAGTFLECCPDQRIAHRFHRGCVTVLGAGRSRSNGGGMLFCPHCGEDASEAQEVTIPSFSSATASITTVVTMSASSTTTPSLPPSALTTPSLTASTGGMKDGKMPERPVSARMRSHGLGTPAVEQQPPQPVASAATVATIPPAEEGVDSVGPSLCMPNGKPISPGALPPGPSRAALQKAILTQDTERKKKLRFHPRQLYPAAKQGEVQRVLLMLMEGIDPTYQPDSQNRRSALHAAAQRGLLEVCYLLVQAGAQVDALDKDRRTPLLEAIVNNRIEVAHYLVQNGACVYHSEEDGYTGLHHAAKLGNLEIVNMLLETGQVDVNAQDSGGWTPIIWSAEHKHVEVIKVLLNRGADVTINDKSLPSPQELNVCLHWAAYAGNVDIAELVLNSGCPLTSVNMHGDTPLHIAAREGYLECVTLFLSRGADIDIMNREGDTPLSLARADTPVWVALQINRKLRRGITNRMLRTERIICSDVAQGYENVPIPCVNAVDDEGCPSDYKYVSENCETSAMNIDRNITHLQHCSCTDDCSSSNCLCGQLSIRCWYDKDQRLLQEFNKIEPPLIFECNMACSCYRTCKNRVVQAGIKVRLQLYRTEKMGWGVRALQDIPQGSFICEYVGELISDAEADVREDDSYLFDLDNKDGEVYCIDARYYGNISRFINHLCDPNLIPVRVFMLHQDLRFPRIAFFSSRDIHSGQELGFDYGDRFWDIKSKYFTCQCGSEKCKHSAEAIALEQSRLARQDVCTESGTDCGMTMLGNC from the exons ATGGGTGGCATGCCATCAATGTTCTCTCTGCAGCCTGGGAAGGACGCTTCCAGagctgaagaggaggaagagaaatggTCACCTGCATCCTCTCCAAACAAACCCACATCAG gacatgcagcaaagtccCTTTTATCAATGTCCTCGCCTACGTCTTCAATGTTGTCCCCTGGCCGAGCAAAGATGAGTGTTTCTGGACCTGGCAGTAGTAAATTCATCCTGGCAACcgcctcctcctcttcgtcatcttcctcctcctcatctgcCACAGCCCCCTCATCTCCTTCTGTCTCCCCTGGCCCACCCAAGATCCACCGGGCCCGCAAGACCATGAACAGGCCTCCACTAGGGCAG atgAACCATGTTGAAGCACCTATTGCACCGTCAGGATCCTCTGACTCTGAAACTG TTgcaaaaaggagaaaactgGGTATTTTATCTGATGACGCACTTGAGAAGTCAGAGAATGTTCAAGAAAATGTTCAAACTGTG GAAGAAACGTTATTTCATAAAACGATGGAGTCTGTTACCAAGACTGCACCAGAGAAGAGCAACAGCAGTATAGGCAGGTCAGAGGAGGAAGTAGCTGAGAAAATTCAGATTTCTAGTCGGTCAATGCGAAATTCAGAAAAG TTTGAGGATGATGGGGCAGAAGCAAGGCAGCACACTAAAGACATAGAGGGGTCTGTGAACATGTCAGATCAC GGTTCGGAGTCTGAAACAAAGAGAGCTGTCCAGAGTAGAAATGAGAGCGAGAAGTTTCTGTGGCAGGAAACAGACCcggacaaagagagaaacacagctGATGTGGTGGAGATAGTGGGAG CAGAAAGGTCCACTGAGTACACAGAGGTACCCTTGGGTGCTCTGGACATCGCTGCTGCCGACAGTCTGACACTTTCTCCTCATCACG AAGGAAGTGATGCAGGAGACACAGAGCGCCTAGAGGAGCTTCCTCTTTGCAGCTGCAGAATGGAAGCTCCTCGAGTCGACAGCACCAGCCACCGCATCAGCAGACAGTGTATGGCCACTGAGAGCATCAATGGAGAG CTGAGGGCGTGTTCCAATCGGACTATAAAGGGGGAGACCATGCGGCCGTCAAGTCGGGTGCCCCTCATGGTGCTGTGTGAAGTCCATCGTTCACACATGGTCAAACACCACTGCTGTCCTGGGTGTGGATACTTCTGTATAGCG gGCACATTTCTTGAGTGCTGCCCGGACCAGCGCATCGCTCACCGTTTCCACCGCGGATGTGTGACGGTGCTTGGCGCTGGGCGCAGCCGATCAAATGGCGGCGGTATGCTTTTTTGCCCCCACTGTGGTGAAGATGCCTCCGAGGCCCAGGAGGTTACCATCCCCTCCTTCAGCTCAGCCACGGCCTCCATAACCACCGTCGTTACCATGTcagcctcctccaccaccaccccGTCTCTGCCGCCGTCCGCTCTTACAACACCCTCACTCACAGCCTCAACAGGAGGTATGAAGGACGGGAAGATGCCTGAGAGACCTGTCAG TGCACGTATGCGTAGTCATGGCTTAGGGACACCGGCAGTGGAGCAGCAGCCCCCGCAGCCTGTAGCCTCTGCAGCCACTGTGGCCACCATCCCCCCAGCAGAGGAGGGGGTGGACAGCGTGGGGCCCTCTCTCTGTATGCCAAATGGGAAACCCATCAGCCCTGGTGCACTTCCACCTGGGCCCAGCCGGGCGGCGCTGCAGAAGGCCATTCTCACACAGGACACTGAGAG GAAGAAGAAACTGAGGTTCCACCCGCGTCAGCTTTACCCTGCTGCCAAGCAAGGAGAAGTGCAGAGAGTCCTGCTGATGCTGA tggAGGGCATAGATCCAACATACCAGCCTGACTCTCAGAACAGGCGCTCTGCTCTACATGCTGCAGCCCAGAGAGGTCTGCTGGAAGTCTGCTACCTACTCGTACAG GCCGGTGCCCAAGTGGATGCCCTGGACAAGGACAGAAGGACCCCTCTGTTGGAAGCAATTGTCAACAATCGCATTGAGGTGGCTCACTACCTGGTTCAGAACGGCGCCTGTGTCTATCATAGT GAGGAGGATGGATATACTGGCCTCCACCATGCAGCCAAGCTGGGAAACCTGGAAATTGTCAACATGCTTCTGGAAACGGGTCAGGTTGATGTGAACGCACAG GACAGCGGTGGTTGGACACCGATCATCTGGTCTGCAGAGCACAAACACGTAGAGGTGATAAAAGTGCTGCTGAACAGAGGAGCTGATGTCACCATCAATGACAAG TCCCTACCCTCCCCTCAGGAGCTGAACGTGTGTCTTCACTGGGCGGCGTATGCAGGGAATGTGGATATAGCAGAGCTGGTGTTGAACTCTGGCTGTCCTCTTACCTCGGTTAACATGCACGGAGACACACCGCTCCACATCGCCGCCAGAGAGGGCTACCTGGAATGTGTTAC GTTGTTCCTCTCCAGAGGTGCAGACATTGACATCATGAACAGGGAAGGAGATACGCCTCTGAGTCTTGCACGGGCCGACACGCCGGTGTGGGTGGCCCTCCAGATCAACAGGAAGCTGAGAAGGGGAATAACCAATCGAATGCTTCGGACTGAGCGAATCATCTGCAG TGATGTTGCACAGGGCTATGAGAACGTGCCGATTCCCTGTGTGAATGCAGTGGACGATGAGGGCTGTCCTTCAGACTACAAATACGtttcagaaaattgtgaaactTCAGCAATGAACATTGACCGCAATATTACACACTTACAG CACTGTAGCTGCACTGATGACTGCTCATCTAGTAACTGCCTCTGTGGACAGCTTAGTATCCGCTGCTGGTACGACaag GACCAGCGGCTGCTCCAGGAATTCAACAAAATTGAACCTCCACTTATATTTGAGTGTAACATGGCGTGTTCCTGTTACCGAACATGTAAAAACAGGGTGGTACAGGCAGGCATCAA AGTTCGTCTTCAGCTCTACAGGACAGAGAAGATGGGATGGGGAGTTCGAGCTCTGCAAGATATTCCCCAGGGAAGCTTCATCTGCGA ATATGTTGGAGAGCTCATCTCTGACGCAGAGGCAGACGTTCGAGAAGATGACTCTTACCTGTTTGACCTGGACAACAAg GATGGGGAGGTGTATTGTATCGATGCCCGGTACTATGGCAACATCAGCCGCTTCATCAACCACCTGTGCGACCCAAACCTCATCCCAGTACGTGTGTTCATGCTGCACCAGGACCTGAGATTTCCCCGCATCGCCTTCTTCAGCTCCAGAGACATCCACAGTGGACAAGAGTTGGG ATTTGACTATGGAGACCGCTTTTGGGACATTAAGAGCAAGTATTTCACTTGTCAGTGTGGATCGGAAAAATGCAAACACTCAGCCGAGGCCATTGCCTTGGAGCAGAGTAGACTGGCTCGACAGGACGTTTGCACAGAATCGGGAACTGACTGTGGGATGACCATGCTTGGAAACTGTTAA